A window from Hypomesus transpacificus isolate Combined female chromosome 26, fHypTra1, whole genome shotgun sequence encodes these proteins:
- the fsd1 gene encoding fibronectin type III and SPRY domain-containing protein 1 yields the protein MSEQKESLRKITTTLALKNEEIQNFVCCLKQSLENLEMNSNRVQEDMEAEFTSLHSVLDELKEGMVTRIKQERASRTYELQNQLSACSKALESSEDLLEQANQTLCSAETEDFTQAAKDIKDSVTMAPAFRLSLKAKASDNMSHMMVDFTQEREMLQAIKFLPVPATPEIQVSECQVCDNTVTVLWTLPEPDTKIDHYVLEHRRTNHEGPPRVREDYPWMVVEGIREMEHILTGLRFDTRYITFRVKACNKAVAGEFSEPVTLETHAFVFKLDAGSSHQNLRVEDLSVEWDSCGGKVQEIRKDKNRTNSPMHSPARTAMMSPKRAPSARVGRDRFTAESYTVLGDTMIDAGQQYWEVRFDKESKAFAVGVALRNLGRFDQLGKSSASWCIHLNNWLQQSLTAKHNNKARTLDCPIPDRIGVYCNYEEGVLSFYNSRTKQLMHTFRAKFQQPVIPAFMVWNGSFSVQTGLQVPSAVQSGQRKNSGTSSSNASLT from the exons GAATCCCTTAGGAAGATCACCACAACCCTAGCCCTGAAGAATGAAGAAATTCAAAACTTTGTCTGTTGTCTCAAACAGAGCTTAGAGAACCTGGAG ATGAACTCGAACCGCGTGCAGGAAGACATGGAGGCGGAGTTCACCTCCCTGCACTCCGTCCTGGATGAGCTGAAGGAAGGAATGGTCACGCGTATAAAACAAGAGAGGGCCAGTCGCACCTACGAACTACAG AATCAGCTGAGCGCCTGTTCTAAGGCCCTGGAGAGCTCTGAAGACCTCCTGGAGCAGGCCAATCAGACGCTCTGCTCTGCTGAAACAGAGGATTTTACCCAG gCGGCCAAAGACATTAAGGATAG CGTGACAATGGCCCCAGCCTTCCGGCTGTCTCTGAAAGCAAAGGCCAGTGACAACATGAGTCACATGATGGTGGATTTTACCCAAGAAAGGGAGATGCTACAGGCCATTAAATTCCTCCCAG TGCCCGCGACACCCGAGATCCAGGTGTCAGAGTGCCAGGTGTGTGACAACACGGTAACGGTGCTGTGGACCCTTCCGGAACCGGACACCAAGATAGACCACTACGTGCTGGAGCACCGGCGCACCAACCACGAGGGGCCCCCCCGCGTCCGGGAAGACTACCCCTggatggtggtggaggggatcCGCGAGATGGAGCACATCCTCACAG GGCTTCGCTTCGACACTCGCTACATCACGTTTCGCGTGAAGGCGTGTAACAAGGCCGTGGCAGGGGAGTTCTCTGAACCGGTAACTCTAGAAACACACG CGTTTGTGTTCAAGCTGGACGCCGGCTCGTCCCATCAGAACCTGCGTGTGGAGGACCTGAGCGTGGAGTGGGACAGCTGCGGGGGCAAGGTCCAGGAGATCCGCAAGGACAAGAACCGCACCAACTCCCCCATGCACTCCCCTGCCAG GACCGCCATGATGTCACCCAAGAGAGCTCCATCTGCCAGGGTCGGCAGAGATAGGTTCACTGCTGAGTCCTACACTGTACTGG GAGACACCATGATCGACGCGGGCCAGCAGTACTGGGAGGTCCGCTTCGACAAGGAGAGCAAGGCCTTTGCGGTGGGCGTGGCCCTGCGTAACCTGGGCCGCTTCGACCAGCTGGGCAAGAGCAGCGCGTCCTGGTGCATCCACCTGAACAACTGGCTGCAGCAGAGCCTGACTGCCAAGCACAACAACAAGGCCCGCACCCTGGACTGCCCCATCCCCGACCGCATAGGGGTCTACTGCAACTAcgaagagg GCGTGTTGTCCTTCTACAACTCCAGAACCAAGCAGCTGATGCACACCTTCAGAGCCAAGTTCCAGCAACCCGTTATACCTGCTTTCATG gtgtGGAACGGCAGTTTCTCAGTGCAAACGGGGTTGCAGGTTCCCAGCGCCGTGCAGAGCGGCCAGAGGAAGAACAGTGGCACCAGCAGCTCCAACGCCAGCCTCACCTAG